In the Carboxydothermus hydrogenoformans Z-2901 genome, one interval contains:
- a CDS encoding aminopeptidase, which produces MALKELAKNFWRKNFNLKPFEKVIIVFDNKREELARALSETAVMFKADLGLVKIYDSELPPDIEDRLVGADVVVFLTEKSYSHHPLRVKACEAGARIASLPKITSEIFKRAAQADYEKLAARTKTLADLLTGASEVKITSSLGTNFTVNIRGKEGLLDIGNFTEPGNFGNFPAGEASLAPVLEGTSGVLVVDGRKKLFGPHPLIVRVEDGRVVSVEGPGSTVLEEYFNQYGEKARLIGEFGIGSNEQAHIESIPLEAEKAMGTVHLALGNNLSFGGENDVRFHLDLIITQPTVALDGNVIIKKGKLLI; this is translated from the coding sequence ATGGCCTTAAAAGAACTGGCGAAAAACTTCTGGCGGAAAAACTTTAATTTAAAACCCTTTGAAAAAGTAATAATTGTTTTTGATAATAAACGGGAAGAGCTGGCGCGGGCTCTTTCCGAAACTGCCGTCATGTTTAAAGCCGATTTGGGCCTGGTAAAAATTTATGATTCGGAGCTTCCTCCGGATATCGAAGACCGTCTGGTCGGGGCGGACGTAGTTGTCTTTTTAACCGAAAAATCTTATTCTCACCATCCCTTAAGGGTAAAGGCTTGTGAGGCAGGAGCAAGAATTGCCAGTCTTCCCAAAATAACTTCGGAAATCTTTAAAAGAGCTGCTCAGGCGGATTACGAAAAATTGGCGGCCAGAACGAAAACTTTGGCGGACCTTTTAACCGGTGCTTCTGAAGTCAAAATAACCTCTTCCCTTGGGACCAATTTTACGGTAAATATTCGGGGGAAAGAAGGCTTGCTGGATATCGGAAACTTTACCGAGCCCGGTAATTTTGGCAATTTTCCGGCGGGGGAAGCATCTTTGGCACCGGTCTTAGAGGGAACTTCAGGGGTTTTGGTGGTGGATGGCCGAAAAAAGCTTTTTGGACCTCACCCCTTGATTGTTCGGGTGGAAGACGGCCGGGTGGTGAGTGTTGAGGGGCCCGGGAGTACGGTGCTGGAGGAGTATTTTAATCAGTACGGAGAGAAAGCTCGCCTTATCGGTGAGTTTGGGATTGGCAGTAACGAGCAGGCACATATAGAAAGTATTCCCCTGGAAGCGGAAAAAGCAATGGGAACGGTCCACTTAGCCCTTGGCAATAATTTATCCTTTGGCGGCGAAAACGATGTTCGCTTTCACCTGGATTTAATCATTACTCAGCCTACGGTAGCGTTAGATGGGAATGTAATTATCAAGAAAGGTAAGCTTTTAATTTGA
- a CDS encoding CaiB/BaiF CoA transferase family protein: MNLLHDQPLILDLTRLLPGPYGTFLLAAYGAKVIKIEEPVVGDYLKSMFSSDGKESFIYRVLNADKEKIYLNLKDASDREKFLDLVKEANVLVESFRPKVMERLGIGFKRLKEINPKLIYINLGGYLEGSEEAEKAGHDINYLAQSGILGDTYKDGPVILGAPIADFAGGLALSSLVMGGLYYQQLTGQGMYIQIGMAELMKSWGVLAAAVYGEKNKVPGPGKGILKGGVVCYNIYRAKDGYLALGALEEKFWLNFLRALGREDLKPGQFTPAVKGNRYYDEVCAIFANLTLIEVEKLFKDVDCCLTPVKELKDIATSDVVEGSEKALGFFRVER; encoded by the coding sequence TTGAATTTACTTCACGACCAGCCGCTAATTTTGGACTTAACCCGCCTTTTACCCGGTCCCTATGGTACGTTTCTATTGGCAGCGTACGGGGCGAAGGTGATCAAAATTGAAGAACCGGTGGTCGGGGACTATTTAAAAAGTATGTTTAGTTCTGATGGCAAGGAGTCATTTATTTATCGGGTCTTAAACGCCGATAAAGAAAAAATTTATTTAAACCTTAAAGATGCCAGTGATCGGGAAAAATTTTTAGATTTAGTTAAGGAGGCTAATGTTTTAGTGGAAAGCTTTCGCCCCAAGGTTATGGAACGTTTGGGCATAGGTTTTAAGAGGCTTAAAGAAATAAATCCAAAGCTTATTTACATTAACCTGGGGGGCTATCTGGAGGGGTCCGAGGAGGCAGAAAAAGCGGGACATGACATAAACTATCTGGCGCAAAGTGGAATCCTGGGGGATACCTATAAGGATGGACCGGTGATCCTTGGAGCACCAATTGCTGATTTTGCCGGAGGACTTGCCTTGAGCTCCCTGGTGATGGGTGGCTTATATTATCAGCAACTTACGGGACAGGGGATGTATATCCAAATAGGAATGGCAGAGCTTATGAAAAGCTGGGGTGTACTGGCTGCCGCCGTTTACGGTGAAAAAAATAAAGTTCCGGGCCCGGGTAAAGGAATCTTAAAAGGTGGGGTAGTTTGCTACAATATCTATCGAGCTAAAGATGGGTACTTAGCCCTGGGAGCTTTGGAAGAAAAGTTCTGGTTAAATTTTTTAAGGGCTCTTGGGCGGGAAGATTTAAAACCGGGGCAGTTTACCCCGGCGGTCAAGGGAAACCGGTACTATGACGAAGTTTGCGCTATCTTTGCTAATTTGACATTAATTGAGGTGGAGAAGCTTTTTAAGGATGTAGATTGTTGTCTGACTCCTGTGAAAGAGCTAAAGGATATTGCAACCTCCGATGTGGTGGAAGGTAGCGAGAAAGCTCTGGGATTTTTCCGGGTAGAAAGGTAA
- a CDS encoding long-chain-fatty-acid--CoA ligase, whose amino-acid sequence MNFQLNLGKILKRAASYFGEKTIVSYEALERKEITYREFYSRVLALIGYLKALGVKRGSRVGVFAWNNLAHLMLYYAVPCSEAVLHPVNLRYSKEQMLYTINHAEDEVLFVEKEFLPLVAEIKSELQRVQQILPLDAVFTNFVSFAENFDQIPEDLPAKLCYTTATTGTPKGVMYSHRDLYLQSMALCMTDSFGISEKERILIMVPMFHVNSWGIPYAAAMVGATMVLPGGNFKGQFLAKIISEEKVSLAAGVPTVFQEILKAAQSENIDLGSLRTVLVGGAPLTREIIEGFARYGVEVRQVYGLTETAPFVASNYQKSTLVHLSEEEKKKQQLKIGLPAPGVEVRVVGKDGKDVPWDGESIGELWLKGPWLAREYYNDEKHTREAFVDGWFRTFDLVKIDALGYIEFCDREKDVIKSGGEWISSVAVEKYLLSHPDVKEAAVVGLPHPLWQERPVAFVTLWEQAKVTEEELLSYLRSKLLSFWVPDRILFLRELPRNSVGKVAKKLLREKYHDLLLKNPNEREKV is encoded by the coding sequence ATGAACTTTCAGTTAAATTTGGGGAAGATATTAAAGCGCGCTGCCAGCTACTTTGGGGAAAAAACCATCGTATCTTATGAAGCTCTGGAGCGAAAGGAGATAACTTATAGAGAGTTTTACTCCCGGGTCTTGGCTTTAATTGGTTATTTAAAAGCTCTGGGGGTTAAAAGAGGAAGTCGGGTAGGGGTTTTTGCCTGGAATAATTTAGCCCATTTAATGCTTTATTATGCGGTGCCTTGCTCCGAAGCAGTTTTACACCCGGTAAATTTACGGTACAGCAAAGAGCAAATGCTTTATACCATAAATCACGCTGAAGATGAAGTTTTATTTGTGGAAAAGGAATTTTTGCCTTTAGTGGCGGAAATAAAAAGCGAACTTCAGAGAGTGCAACAAATATTACCTTTAGACGCGGTTTTTACAAATTTTGTTTCTTTTGCCGAAAATTTTGACCAAATTCCGGAAGACCTTCCGGCAAAATTATGTTATACCACCGCAACCACCGGGACTCCCAAAGGCGTAATGTATTCTCACCGGGACCTGTATCTGCAAAGCATGGCTCTTTGCATGACCGATAGTTTTGGCATATCGGAGAAAGAACGAATATTAATCATGGTTCCGATGTTTCACGTAAATTCCTGGGGAATTCCTTATGCTGCGGCAATGGTAGGTGCTACGATGGTCTTACCCGGGGGAAATTTTAAAGGGCAATTTTTAGCTAAAATAATTTCTGAAGAAAAAGTAAGTTTAGCTGCAGGAGTACCTACCGTTTTCCAGGAAATTTTAAAAGCAGCGCAAAGCGAAAATATTGATTTGGGAAGCCTGCGAACTGTTCTGGTGGGTGGAGCTCCCCTTACCAGAGAAATTATTGAGGGATTTGCCCGATATGGTGTTGAAGTTCGTCAGGTCTATGGACTTACCGAAACCGCGCCTTTTGTAGCAAGTAATTACCAGAAATCAACCCTCGTCCATCTTAGCGAAGAAGAAAAGAAAAAACAGCAGCTAAAAATCGGCCTTCCCGCTCCTGGCGTTGAGGTAAGGGTGGTGGGCAAAGATGGAAAGGATGTGCCCTGGGATGGGGAATCCATTGGCGAGCTCTGGTTAAAAGGTCCCTGGCTTGCCCGGGAATATTACAATGATGAAAAGCATACCCGGGAAGCTTTTGTGGATGGCTGGTTTAGAACTTTTGATTTAGTTAAAATTGATGCGTTAGGGTATATTGAGTTTTGCGACCGGGAAAAAGATGTAATAAAAAGCGGTGGGGAATGGATTTCCTCGGTGGCGGTGGAGAAATATCTTCTGTCCCACCCCGATGTAAAAGAAGCGGCGGTGGTAGGTTTACCCCATCCCCTCTGGCAGGAACGACCGGTAGCCTTTGTGACTCTATGGGAACAGGCAAAGGTAACCGAAGAAGAACTTCTAAGTTATTTGCGGAGTAAACTTCTTTCCTTCTGGGTTCCCGACCGCATACTTTTTTTACGGGAGTTGCCCCGTAATTCGGTAGGTAAAGTAGCCAAAAAATTACTGCGGGAAAAATATCATGATTTATTGCTTAAAAACCCGAACGAAAGGGAAAAAGTATAA
- a CDS encoding O-acetyl-ADP-ribose deacetylase → MEKKVGNSKIILKLGDITKEKVDAIVNAANSRLAGGGGVDGAIHRAGGPKIMEECREIINKIGVLPPGEAVATTAGNLPAKYVIHTVGPIYRGGQKGEENTLRNAYLNSLKLAKQLNVKTIAFPSISTGAYGYPVKDAARVALKAVIEFLEGEPEDFTVVFVLFDEITYAAYQEALEAYLK, encoded by the coding sequence ATGGAGAAAAAAGTTGGGAATTCGAAAATTATTTTAAAACTTGGTGATATAACCAAAGAAAAGGTTGATGCTATTGTTAATGCTGCTAATTCAAGGCTTGCCGGTGGAGGTGGGGTTGATGGGGCCATTCACCGGGCCGGTGGGCCGAAAATTATGGAAGAATGCCGGGAAATAATTAATAAAATAGGTGTTTTACCTCCCGGGGAAGCGGTAGCCACAACCGCCGGAAATTTACCGGCAAAGTACGTAATTCATACCGTAGGGCCCATTTACCGTGGTGGCCAAAAGGGTGAGGAAAATACTTTAAGGAACGCCTATTTAAATTCCCTGAAATTAGCAAAGCAGTTAAATGTCAAGACGATTGCGTTTCCTTCAATAAGCACGGGAGCTTATGGTTACCCAGTTAAGGATGCGGCGAGGGTAGCCCTGAAAGCTGTGATAGAGTTTTTAGAAGGAGAACCGGAAGATTTTACCGTGGTTTTTGTGCTGTTTGACGAAATTACTTATGCTGCCTACCAGGAGGCTCTGGAAGCCTATTTAAAGTAA
- a CDS encoding flavodoxin family protein: protein MKVFALMGSPREGSNTDILIEEALKPAREAGWEVEKFNIDQLYINPCRGCMECRGTGDCSLEEDDILVVARAMAEADAYIIGAPVYGNHLPGQVKVLFDRLSGLIHKVSYDGASLRSQSRLPHKKRRVFIFAVAAAGRPESCDGVLRYLKFFVRPELNGGEVFELAVTGVGAKGQIGFGPEELEKMLIKYNYDNPEEKIKEYLDLHQKYLNLAREFGQKILTL, encoded by the coding sequence ATGAAAGTTTTTGCTTTAATGGGAAGCCCGCGGGAGGGGAGTAATACCGACATTTTAATTGAGGAAGCACTAAAGCCTGCCAGGGAAGCTGGCTGGGAAGTGGAGAAGTTTAATATTGATCAGCTCTACATCAATCCGTGTCGGGGTTGTATGGAGTGCCGGGGTACCGGTGATTGCAGCTTAGAGGAAGATGATATCCTGGTGGTGGCCAGGGCAATGGCGGAAGCCGATGCCTACATTATTGGAGCGCCGGTTTACGGTAACCATTTACCCGGCCAGGTAAAGGTTTTGTTTGACCGCTTGTCGGGTTTAATTCATAAGGTCAGTTATGATGGTGCAAGTTTGCGTTCGCAAAGCCGCTTACCCCATAAAAAGCGGCGGGTTTTTATCTTTGCCGTAGCAGCGGCCGGAAGACCTGAATCGTGCGATGGAGTTCTTAGGTATTTAAAGTTTTTTGTAAGACCGGAACTAAACGGTGGAGAGGTGTTTGAACTGGCAGTTACCGGAGTTGGGGCCAAAGGGCAGATAGGCTTTGGCCCCGAAGAGTTGGAAAAGATGCTGATAAAATATAATTATGATAACCCTGAAGAAAAAATTAAGGAATATCTTGATTTGCACCAAAAATATCTGAACCTTGCCCGGGAATTTGGGCAAAAGATTTTGACCCTGTGA
- a CDS encoding inorganic phosphate transporter gives MLSTLTLVVIVTILALTFDFVNGFHDTANAVATSVTTRALSPKQAVLLAGVLNFVGAVSGTAVAKTIGKGIVQPSAINQYVIIAALVGAITWNLITWYYGLPSSSSHALIGGLIGATIAGTGVKALLIKGILEKVLLPLVLSPIIGFSIGFIIMTSFFWIFDKAAPFPLNMKFRKLQVLSAAMASFSHGSNDAQKSMGIITLALFSAGYLTTFEIPLWVKLACALAMGFGTYSGGWRIIKTMGSKIFRIEPVNGFAADLSSAITIYGSSLLGAPVSTTHVVASSILGVGSAKRFSGVNWEVGKNIVTAWVLTIPAAGLMAALMYQLISLLK, from the coding sequence ATGCTTAGTACGCTTACCTTAGTGGTCATTGTAACCATCTTGGCACTAACCTTTGATTTTGTTAATGGTTTTCACGATACTGCCAATGCCGTAGCAACTTCGGTCACCACCCGGGCCCTTTCCCCAAAGCAGGCGGTTCTATTAGCCGGTGTTTTAAATTTTGTCGGTGCGGTATCCGGTACCGCAGTAGCCAAAACCATCGGTAAAGGAATAGTTCAGCCCAGCGCCATTAACCAGTACGTTATTATTGCTGCTTTAGTTGGAGCAATAACCTGGAACCTTATCACCTGGTATTATGGACTGCCCAGCAGTTCTTCCCACGCTTTAATCGGGGGATTAATTGGGGCCACCATTGCCGGTACCGGTGTCAAAGCTTTACTTATTAAAGGAATATTAGAAAAAGTTCTGCTGCCATTGGTTTTATCACCAATTATCGGTTTTTCCATAGGATTTATTATTATGACTTCTTTTTTCTGGATTTTTGATAAAGCGGCACCTTTTCCCCTGAACATGAAGTTTAGAAAACTCCAGGTGTTATCCGCCGCTATGGCTTCCTTTTCCCACGGTTCCAACGATGCGCAAAAATCGATGGGAATTATAACTTTAGCTCTTTTTAGTGCAGGATATCTTACAACTTTTGAAATTCCCCTCTGGGTAAAGCTCGCCTGTGCTTTGGCAATGGGTTTTGGGACTTATTCTGGCGGCTGGCGAATCATCAAGACTATGGGCAGTAAAATCTTCCGCATTGAACCGGTAAACGGTTTTGCCGCAGACCTTTCATCGGCCATCACCATTTACGGTTCTTCCCTCCTGGGAGCTCCGGTTAGCACCACCCATGTGGTGGCTTCTTCGATTTTAGGTGTAGGTTCTGCCAAAAGATTTAGCGGGGTTAACTGGGAAGTGGGTAAAAACATCGTAACGGCCTGGGTGTTAACAATACCAGCGGCAGGATTGATGGCTGCTCTCATGTACCAGCTAATTTCCTTATTAAAGTAA
- a CDS encoding DUF47 domain-containing protein — translation MISLKPKKPVFFELFTESAKYVVEGAEVLVTAVNSPYSAQESLYNLKAIESKGDEVTRTLLDKLDKSFSTPMDREDIMKIATNLDDILDFIYATYLKMVLYDAISPTPTALKMVEVINKVAHQVYEAVKLLDNVPGHHEKLIELCMEINRLESVGDEIFQEGTSYLFKNVKDPIELIKWKEIYEHIEELLDLCEDLGDLIKGVVLKYA, via the coding sequence ATGATTTCCTTGAAGCCAAAGAAACCGGTTTTTTTCGAACTTTTCACCGAAAGCGCCAAATACGTGGTGGAAGGAGCAGAAGTTTTAGTCACAGCAGTTAATTCACCCTACTCGGCTCAGGAAAGTTTGTACAATTTAAAGGCCATTGAAAGCAAAGGGGATGAAGTGACCCGCACTCTTTTAGACAAACTTGACAAAAGCTTTTCCACCCCTATGGACCGGGAAGATATTATGAAAATTGCCACTAACTTGGATGATATTTTAGATTTTATCTACGCCACTTACCTTAAAATGGTTTTATATGACGCTATTAGCCCAACCCCAACGGCTTTAAAAATGGTAGAAGTAATTAACAAAGTAGCCCATCAAGTTTACGAAGCCGTTAAACTTTTAGACAATGTTCCCGGTCATCACGAAAAACTAATTGAACTTTGTATGGAAATAAACCGTTTAGAAAGTGTGGGCGATGAAATTTTCCAGGAAGGTACTTCTTATTTGTTTAAAAATGTCAAAGACCCCATTGAACTGATTAAGTGGAAGGAAATATACGAACATATCGAAGAACTTTTAGATTTATGCGAAGATTTAGGAGATTTAATTAAAGGGGTAGTCTTAAAGTATGCTTAG
- the tnpA gene encoding IS200/IS605 family transposase, which produces MKRKFKSNNNIMYSCKYHVVWCPKYRRPVLKDGVDVRLKEILFEVAREKRAEIIELEVMPDHVHLLVEVDPQFGIHRLVKLMKGRSSRILRQEFPWLRSRLPTLWTNSYFVATVGGAPRATLREYIEKQKYV; this is translated from the coding sequence ATGAAGCGCAAATTTAAGTCCAACAACAATATCATGTATTCTTGCAAATACCATGTAGTCTGGTGCCCGAAATACCGGCGTCCCGTCCTGAAAGATGGAGTAGACGTGCGGCTCAAAGAGATCCTCTTTGAAGTGGCACGGGAGAAAAGGGCCGAAATTATTGAATTGGAGGTCATGCCGGACCACGTCCACCTGCTGGTAGAGGTGGACCCGCAGTTCGGCATCCACCGGCTGGTGAAGCTCATGAAGGGCCGGTCCTCCCGCATCCTACGCCAGGAGTTCCCGTGGCTCAGGTCGAGGCTGCCGACCCTCTGGACCAACAGCTACTTCGTGGCTACCGTTGGAGGTGCGCCCCGTGCCACCCTACGCGAGTACATCGAGAAGCAAAAGTACGTCTAG
- a CDS encoding MBL fold metallo-hydrolase: MLKTKVFREVLAIKMGRTIFGKLLYPVHAFYFDGVLIDTGCWHCRFEFSSFLKELNIDKVILTHAHEDHFGNVWAAEKWQIPVYVEEKGLPFLQEPRRLKMELYRKITWGEPAKAKALPLPQLVETQHFTLEVIKTPGHSPDHVCFYEPENGYLFSGDLYLGERQNLLMYTENFWEIRNSLKKVLALNPKILFCGLNGYVPGASEKLRAKLNYWDDLAGKVLDLADRGFSLKEINQLMFKKKHFISIVSGGSFSSLNLVRSIIRDRKDGEEI, encoded by the coding sequence ATGTTAAAAACAAAGGTATTTCGGGAAGTTTTAGCAATTAAAATGGGAAGAACCATCTTTGGCAAATTATTGTATCCCGTTCATGCTTTTTATTTTGATGGGGTATTAATCGATACCGGTTGCTGGCACTGCCGCTTTGAATTTAGTTCTTTTCTCAAGGAATTAAATATTGATAAGGTTATTTTAACCCACGCCCATGAAGACCATTTTGGCAATGTTTGGGCTGCAGAAAAATGGCAAATTCCAGTGTATGTGGAAGAAAAGGGCCTACCTTTTTTACAGGAACCGCGAAGATTAAAGATGGAGCTCTACCGGAAGATAACTTGGGGGGAACCGGCAAAAGCCAAAGCCCTACCTTTACCCCAATTGGTAGAAACGCAGCATTTTACCCTGGAAGTAATAAAAACCCCCGGGCACAGTCCGGACCATGTCTGTTTTTATGAACCGGAAAACGGTTACTTATTTTCCGGAGACCTGTACTTAGGGGAACGCCAGAACTTGTTAATGTATACTGAAAATTTTTGGGAAATTAGAAATTCTTTAAAAAAGGTGTTAGCTTTAAACCCTAAAATCCTTTTTTGCGGTTTAAACGGGTATGTCCCCGGGGCTTCAGAAAAATTAAGAGCAAAACTTAACTACTGGGATGATTTAGCCGGTAAGGTCTTAGATTTGGCAGACAGGGGATTTAGTTTGAAGGAAATCAACCAACTAATGTTTAAAAAGAAACATTTTATTTCCATAGTTTCCGGCGGTTCTTTTTCTTCATTAAACCTTGTCCGGTCAATAATTAGAGACCGGAAGGACGGGGAAGAAATTTAA
- a CDS encoding molybdopterin oxidoreductase family protein, which produces MARKFTRRKFLKGAGAGAALMGLKAVGKSRWIENFSQDIAEAANLPAEKWVNSVCPYCGAGCSILYGVREGKVVSVRGNPEAWNRGGVCIKGATLADLYLSNSPGVKDRLKKPLLRDPEKRGSLENFREVSWDEALNYMVKKVKEYTKTKFGDKHPFAMYGSGQVSTEFMYLQAKFNVIGMNIHNDNNGRLCQATKANAMVISFGIDGPPMSFDDVFEADNLFIFGFNIADTLPGWFGKIVEAKVQKGDNLKIAVINPVKISATQILNYKAGDLYLPIIPTTDVAFINSMAHVIIYELEGVNRDYAGDVSRWADDVISGKVKPKHIDTEFIAKYVNFYRGDYQVLARLGKEGPKIFEEIKLPSGLEGFKEYAKFLAAYKPEDVAKTTGLTPEDIRKAAQMFVRNKNTMSMYLQGFGQQSNGVSKHLALVTLHAVTGRIGRAGAGVMPTVGQPNGLGQRVGGAVVGRLPGNRNHPLAAHRASLAKAMARGNQEMEAKILERLEDPVTKYSRLSLTSVDIFKNLKNGNIKGIWTVCTNPMVAFPNLNMVHEALRKADLVVVQDIYPTETMAFADVVLPAAAISGEAYGTYLNSERRVQILEKAVEPPGDALPDEIIHLAFVYKYQKALAEEGRQEDADFLKFLLEPIIQGYEPLFENVQANIRELREAHQEIQKRLFSELAYVSKGIPGNDLSGLSYERLRTEKDAKGYVGFKLPVLDSSHKGLERLYDENYEAIYQKRFATPDGKLRCFLFEQVHPAEEWIDAEYPFMLTLPRIYEHWHTRTRTGRCALPHRLRPEAWLSINPNDAKKLGIKDGDWVEVESRRGKVTVKAKIDTVKTPREGVVWMPWAYGFLGNLFTGQKEAPPGKSAGNVLSTDAYDPVSKQPELKFAAVKIRKV; this is translated from the coding sequence GTGGCTCGAAAATTTACACGGCGTAAATTTTTAAAGGGCGCTGGTGCCGGGGCAGCGCTTATGGGTTTAAAGGCCGTCGGAAAAAGCCGCTGGATTGAAAATTTTAGCCAGGATATAGCTGAAGCTGCCAATCTTCCGGCGGAAAAGTGGGTAAACAGCGTCTGCCCATATTGCGGTGCTGGTTGCTCCATCCTTTACGGGGTAAGGGAAGGAAAAGTGGTAAGTGTTCGGGGTAATCCCGAGGCCTGGAACCGGGGTGGTGTTTGTATAAAAGGAGCAACCCTGGCGGATTTGTACCTTAGCAATTCTCCCGGGGTCAAAGATCGGCTGAAAAAACCGCTTTTGCGGGACCCGGAGAAAAGGGGTAGTTTGGAGAATTTCCGGGAAGTTTCCTGGGACGAAGCGTTAAATTATATGGTTAAGAAAGTAAAAGAATACACAAAGACAAAGTTTGGGGATAAGCACCCCTTTGCCATGTACGGCAGTGGTCAGGTATCTACTGAATTTATGTACCTGCAGGCAAAATTCAATGTTATAGGCATGAATATTCATAACGACAACAACGGCCGGTTATGCCAGGCAACTAAAGCCAACGCTATGGTGATTTCCTTTGGTATCGATGGCCCGCCTATGAGCTTTGACGATGTTTTTGAGGCAGATAACCTGTTTATCTTTGGTTTTAACATAGCTGACACCTTACCGGGTTGGTTTGGCAAAATAGTGGAGGCTAAAGTCCAAAAAGGTGATAACTTAAAAATCGCCGTGATAAATCCCGTGAAGATTTCCGCCACCCAGATTTTAAATTATAAAGCTGGGGATTTGTATCTTCCGATTATTCCTACCACCGATGTGGCCTTTATTAACAGTATGGCCCATGTAATAATTTATGAACTTGAGGGGGTAAACCGGGATTATGCCGGTGATGTGAGCAGGTGGGCCGATGATGTAATAAGCGGCAAAGTCAAGCCTAAACATATCGACACCGAATTTATCGCCAAATACGTAAATTTCTATCGGGGTGATTATCAAGTTTTAGCCCGGCTGGGTAAAGAAGGTCCTAAAATTTTCGAGGAAATTAAGCTTCCTTCCGGACTGGAAGGGTTTAAAGAATATGCCAAATTTTTAGCCGCGTACAAACCGGAAGATGTAGCCAAAACTACTGGATTAACCCCGGAAGATATTCGCAAGGCAGCTCAAATGTTTGTCCGAAATAAAAATACCATGTCTATGTATCTGCAGGGCTTTGGCCAGCAGTCAAATGGGGTTTCCAAGCACTTGGCTCTGGTAACCCTGCACGCGGTAACCGGCCGGATTGGCAGAGCAGGAGCAGGGGTAATGCCGACGGTAGGTCAGCCCAATGGACTTGGTCAAAGAGTTGGAGGTGCGGTGGTAGGCAGACTTCCGGGCAACCGTAATCACCCGCTGGCTGCCCATCGGGCATCACTGGCCAAGGCTATGGCCCGGGGGAACCAGGAAATGGAAGCCAAAATTTTGGAACGGCTTGAAGACCCGGTAACAAAGTATTCCCGACTTTCTCTGACCTCCGTTGATATCTTTAAGAACCTCAAAAATGGAAACATAAAAGGGATCTGGACGGTTTGCACTAACCCGATGGTGGCGTTTCCCAACCTCAACATGGTTCATGAGGCTTTACGGAAAGCCGATTTAGTGGTGGTTCAAGATATCTATCCTACCGAAACCATGGCTTTTGCCGATGTGGTGCTCCCGGCAGCGGCTATTTCCGGAGAAGCGTACGGGACATATTTAAATTCGGAGCGGCGAGTCCAGATATTAGAAAAAGCGGTGGAACCCCCCGGGGACGCGTTACCCGATGAAATTATTCACCTTGCTTTTGTTTACAAGTACCAGAAGGCTTTGGCCGAAGAAGGGCGTCAGGAAGACGCAGATTTTCTAAAGTTTTTATTAGAGCCCATAATTCAGGGTTACGAGCCATTATTTGAAAATGTCCAGGCTAATATCCGGGAATTAAGGGAAGCTCATCAGGAAATTCAAAAACGACTGTTTAGCGAACTTGCGTATGTTTCTAAGGGAATACCAGGCAATGATTTAAGCGGCTTATCCTATGAACGGTTAAGGACGGAAAAAGATGCTAAAGGGTATGTGGGCTTTAAGCTTCCCGTTTTGGACAGCAGTCACAAAGGTCTTGAACGGCTTTACGATGAAAACTACGAAGCAATATACCAAAAACGTTTTGCTACTCCGGACGGAAAACTTAGATGTTTCTTATTTGAGCAAGTTCATCCCGCAGAGGAATGGATTGATGCTGAATATCCGTTTATGCTCACTCTACCCCGGATTTATGAGCACTGGCATACCAGGACCCGGACGGGACGCTGCGCATTGCCCCACCGGCTGCGCCCCGAAGCCTGGCTGTCCATAAATCCCAACGATGCGAAGAAACTTGGTATAAAGGACGGGGACTGGGTAGAAGTGGAAAGCCGTCGGGGTAAGGTTACGGTGAAAGCCAAAATCGATACTGTAAAAACACCGCGGGAAGGGGTGGTTTGGATGCCCTGGGCTTATGGCTTTTTAGGGAATTTGTTTACCGGCCAAAAAGAGGCGCCTCCCGGAAAATCCGCCGGAAATGTCTTAAGTACCGATGCTTACGACCCCGTTTCCAAACAGCCCGAACTAAAATTTGCCGCGGTGAAAATAAGAAAGGTGTGA